One Littorina saxatilis isolate snail1 linkage group LG14, US_GU_Lsax_2.0, whole genome shotgun sequence genomic region harbors:
- the LOC138947387 gene encoding uncharacterized protein, whose translation MSKRPTKRPGRPSKQPPKRFRDEEAEGEDEMGVKESLTQLLAEQKALRKEIAEIRAAKTPAPEASPAGSTTSTGGKSNSGMAGHSGHSGEQSNTSGTQAWATGNQKMLPIDLHVPKTIKEKIWSGVAVRFAILLPADPKEMLEEDSDEDDEDKKKKKKKKEKKLLTFTEWVKAWNIYTTILQDRAKEVHRGLGAHFARVCTLHELQGNWRDYDYRYRLAIAAGERAWGDSDADLFATTRLEPATQTHDGGKKKPQGGAGGKTGSGNPAKVGGFCFQFNEQGSCSRPNCGFKHFCSQCGGQHAIRKCSAKGHPFRAGRGGKEAGEGKK comes from the coding sequence ATGTCGAAGCGTCCAACCAAGCGACCGGGGCGTCCCTCAAAGCAGCCCCCGAAGAGGTTTCGAGACGAGGAGGCTGAAGGAGAGGACGAAATGGGCGTGAAGGAGTCGCTAACCCAGCTCCTTGCTGAGCAGAAGGCCCTGAGGAAGGAGATTGCGGAGATTCGGGCCGCCAAGACGCCGGCGCCTGAGGCATCGCCCGCAGGATCGACCACCTCTACGGGTGGAAAATCCAACTCAGGCATGGCTGGGCACTCTGGACACTCCGGTGAGCAATCTAACACTAGCGGTACACAGGCGTGGGCAACCGGCAACCAGAAAATGTTGCCCATTGACCTACACGTGCCAAAGACAATAAAGGAAAAGATCTGGAGCGGTGTGGCGGTTAGGTTCGCAATACTCCTGCCCGCGGACCCGAAGGAAATGCTGGAGGAGGACTCGGATGAGGACGAtgaagacaaaaagaagaagaagaagaagaaagaaaagaaactgtTAACCTTCACAGAGTGGGTGAAGGCCTGGAACATTTATACCACTATACTACAGGACAGAGCGAAAGAGGTACACAGGGGCCTGGGTGCCCACTTTGCTCGGGTGTGTACCCTGCATGAGCTGCAGGGCAATTGGCGGGACTATGACTACCGCTACCGGCTCGCAATTGCTGCAGGAGAAAGGGCATGGGGGGACAGCGACGCGGACCTGTTCGCCACCACCCGCTTAGAGCCTGCCACCCAGACCCATGACGGGGGAAAGAAGAAGCCGCAGGGTGGCGCAGGGGGGAAGACTGGAAGTGGAAACCCAGCCAAAGTGGGGGGCTTCTGCTTCCAGTTCAATGAACAGGGATCTTGCAGCCGCCCCAATTGTGGCTTCAAGCACTTTTGCTCGCAGTGTGGGGGGCAACACGCAATCCGAAAATGCAGCGCCAAAGGGCACCCCTTTCGAGCGGGACGGGGGGGAAAAGAAGCAGGAGAAGGAAAGAAATGA